The sequence GCGCGATCTCCTGCGGCACCGCACGTTCCACCTGGCCCTGCTCGATGTTCGGATGCCCGACGGCACCGGTCTCGATCTCCTGACCGAGATCAAGGACAAGGCTCCTTCGACCGAGGTGGTGATGCTGACCGGCCACGCGACGGTCGCGGATGCGATTCGAGCCATGAAGGCCGGGGCGCTCGATTTCCTCATCAAGCCGTTCAAGTTCGAGGAGCTCGAGGTGGTCCTCGAAAAGGCCATGCAGAAGCAGGAGATGCAGCGAAGCCTCTCGGCGCTCGAGCACGAGGTGGACCGCATCCATCCGGGCGAGGATTTCATCGGTCAGAACGCGGCCGTGCGCGAGCTCCTTCGCATGCTGGCCAAGGTCGCCGAGACCGAATCGACGGTGCTGATCCGAGGCGAGAGCGGCGTCGGGAAGGAGCTGATCGCCCGGGCCGTCCACTGGCGCAGCAAACGGGCAAAGCAGCCCTTCGTGGTCGTCGACTGCGCTTCACTGCACGAGAACCTGCTCCAGAGCGAGCTCTTCGGACACGAAAGGGGCGCGTACACGGGAGCTGTCCGCCTGAAGCACGGCCTGTTCGAGGTGGCCGACCGGGGCACCATCTTCCTAGACGAGATCGCCGAGCTCACTCCGGCGCTCCAGGTCAAACTCCTGCGTGTCCTGGAGACCGGCGTCTTCCGGCGGGTGGGTGGGACGGCGGATATCCACGTGGATGTCCGCGTCATTGCCGCCACCAACCGG comes from Candidatus Eisenbacteria bacterium and encodes:
- a CDS encoding sigma-54 dependent transcriptional regulator, giving the protein MSEISVLLVDDEDAFRKLVGSELSHAGFHVTTAPSLREARDLLRHRTFHLALLDVRMPDGTGLDLLTEIKDKAPSTEVVMLTGHATVADAIRAMKAGALDFLIKPFKFEELEVVLEKAMQKQEMQRSLSALEHEVDRIHPGEDFIGQNAAVRELLRMLAKVAETESTVLIRGESGVGKELIARAVHWRSKRAKQPFVVVDCASLHENLLQSELFGHERGAYTGAVRLKHGLFEVADRGTIFLDEIAELTPALQVKLLRVLETGVFRRVGGTADIHVDVRVIAATNRSLEVMMKEGGFREDLYYRLNVFSLQIPPLRERAEDVPLLAEHFIRNSRVMHKRSTRISERAMEVLRRYPWPGNVRELENVIERALILCDGGVIESEHLPLGVRLEPAFHGGGQNDRLVTLAEVERRHLKRVLEECKGHRQKAAAILGISERNLYRKLKELEAQDAAAREAAGRGAGPAD